One genomic window of Cellulophaga sp. Hel_I_12 includes the following:
- a CDS encoding YbjQ family protein translates to MILTTTNSIEGKTITHYLGIVSDITYTATFSGSGMSLKDMFSSKKYYAAYEKSLLEAKEAVFQKLRTHAENLKANAIVGIKVDVEPISGSMTSMISVVGTAVVVI, encoded by the coding sequence ATGATTTTAACCACTACAAACAGCATTGAAGGAAAAACAATTACCCACTATTTGGGCATTGTATCTGATATTACCTACACAGCTACTTTCAGCGGTTCTGGCATGTCTTTAAAAGATATGTTCAGCAGTAAAAAGTACTATGCTGCCTATGAAAAATCGCTCTTAGAGGCGAAAGAAGCAGTATTTCAAAAATTAAGAACACATGCTGAAAACTTAAAAGCTAATGCTATTGTAGGTATAAAGGTTGATGTAGAACCTATTTCTGGCTCCATGACAAGTATGATTTCAGTTGTAGGCACTGCAGTAGTTGTGATTTAG
- the ppgK gene encoding polyphosphate--glucose phosphotransferase produces the protein MILLGIDVGGSGMKGALVDTTTGELVTERFRIPTPKSRKPEEMAEVFAQIVKHFDYKGPIGCGFPTIIKNGTCKAHGNLSKKWLGLNAEELFSDYTGMPVTVINDADAAGYAVMNYGIGKGKKGLVLIITIGTGLGSGAFWNGELLPNFELGQIPYREHKKFELYAAASIKEQEKLSYKKWGKRFNKFLEHVDLIISPDLIILGGGTSKDFDQFKDHVKIQTPVVAAELENYAGIIGAAIAALKKKP, from the coding sequence ATGATATTATTAGGGATTGATGTAGGTGGATCTGGGATGAAAGGGGCATTAGTAGATACTACAACAGGTGAATTAGTAACCGAACGTTTTCGAATTCCCACGCCAAAATCAAGAAAACCAGAAGAAATGGCTGAAGTGTTTGCGCAAATCGTGAAACATTTTGATTATAAGGGTCCCATTGGTTGTGGTTTTCCTACGATTATTAAAAATGGCACCTGCAAAGCCCATGGAAATTTAAGCAAAAAATGGCTAGGCCTTAACGCAGAAGAGCTTTTTAGTGATTATACGGGTATGCCAGTTACGGTGATCAATGATGCTGACGCTGCAGGGTATGCCGTAATGAATTATGGTATCGGAAAAGGAAAGAAAGGTTTAGTTCTTATTATTACGATAGGGACTGGTTTAGGTAGTGGTGCCTTTTGGAATGGTGAGTTACTTCCGAATTTTGAATTAGGACAAATTCCATATCGCGAGCATAAAAAATTTGAATTATATGCCGCTGCCTCTATTAAGGAGCAAGAAAAACTAAGTTATAAGAAGTGGGGAAAGCGCTTTAATAAATTTTTAGAGCATGTGGATTTGATTATATCCCCTGATTTGATCATACTTGGCGGAGGTACTTCAAAAGATTTTGATCAATTTAAAGATCACGTTAAAATACAAACTCCTGTAGTCGCTGCTGAATTAGAAAATTATGCAGGGATTATTGGTGCCGCCATAGCAGCGCTAAAAAAGAAACCCTAA
- the typA gene encoding translational GTPase TypA, which translates to MSATKNIAIIAHVDHGKTTLVDKIMYHCQLFRENQNTGDLILDNNDLERERGITITSKNVSVVYKGTKINIIDTPGHADFGGEVERVLNMADGVLLLVDAFEGPMPQTRFVLQKAIDLGLKPCVVINKVDKENCTPEEVHEKVFDLMFELGAEEWQLDFPTVYGSAKNNWMSDDWKNQTENIEPLLDMVIEHIPTFEAKEGNTQMLITSLDFSSFTGRIAIGRLLRGSLKENQQVSLVKRDGKIVKTKIKELYTFEGLGRLKVQEVKTGDICAIVGLEGFEIGDTVADIENPEALKTIAIDEPTMSMLFTINDSPFFGKDGKFVTSRHIKDRLERELEKNLALRLNETNSADKFLVFGRGVLHLSVLIETMRREGYEMQIGQPQVIIKEIDGVKCEPIEQLTIDLPEEVSGRAVEMVSIRKGEMTSMEAKGNRMICEFLIPSRGIIGLRNQLLTATAGEAIMSHRFLEYQPMKGDIPQRQNGSLVSMELGKSIPYSIDKLQDRGKFFVDPGEDIYEGQVIGENSRGDDMTINITKTKKLSNVRSSGADDKAKIVPAIKFSLEEALEYIQKDEYVEVTPKFIRLRKIHLTENERKRNKIA; encoded by the coding sequence ATGTCAGCAACAAAAAACATTGCGATTATTGCCCACGTAGATCACGGTAAAACTACCTTGGTCGATAAAATTATGTATCACTGTCAGTTGTTCAGAGAGAACCAAAATACAGGTGATTTAATATTAGATAATAACGATCTAGAGCGTGAACGAGGTATTACCATTACTTCAAAAAACGTTTCAGTAGTGTATAAAGGTACTAAAATCAACATCATTGATACTCCTGGTCACGCCGATTTTGGTGGTGAAGTGGAGCGTGTTCTAAACATGGCAGATGGTGTTCTTTTGCTAGTAGATGCTTTTGAAGGACCTATGCCGCAAACGCGTTTTGTTTTGCAAAAGGCTATTGATTTAGGTTTAAAGCCTTGTGTTGTGATTAATAAAGTGGATAAAGAAAACTGTACTCCTGAAGAAGTTCATGAAAAAGTTTTTGATCTGATGTTTGAGCTTGGTGCTGAAGAATGGCAGTTAGATTTCCCTACCGTTTATGGTTCTGCCAAAAATAACTGGATGAGCGATGATTGGAAAAATCAGACCGAAAATATTGAGCCATTATTGGATATGGTGATAGAACATATTCCTACTTTCGAAGCTAAAGAGGGGAATACACAAATGTTGATCACTTCTTTAGATTTCTCTTCTTTTACCGGACGTATTGCCATTGGTAGATTGTTAAGAGGTAGTTTAAAAGAAAATCAACAAGTTTCTTTGGTAAAAAGAGACGGTAAAATTGTAAAAACAAAAATAAAAGAATTATATACTTTTGAGGGTCTTGGGCGTCTTAAAGTTCAAGAAGTAAAAACAGGTGATATCTGTGCTATTGTAGGTTTAGAAGGATTTGAAATTGGCGATACTGTTGCTGATATTGAAAATCCTGAAGCTTTAAAAACAATAGCTATCGATGAACCAACCATGAGTATGTTGTTTACGATTAATGATAGTCCGTTTTTTGGTAAAGATGGAAAATTTGTAACCTCTCGTCATATTAAAGATCGTTTAGAGCGTGAGTTGGAAAAAAATCTAGCGCTTCGTTTGAATGAAACAAACAGTGCAGATAAATTTTTAGTATTCGGTAGAGGTGTATTGCATTTATCGGTTTTAATTGAGACCATGCGTCGCGAAGGTTACGAAATGCAAATTGGCCAACCACAAGTAATTATCAAAGAGATTGATGGTGTAAAATGTGAGCCAATTGAACAATTGACGATAGATTTACCTGAAGAAGTTTCGGGTAGAGCTGTAGAGATGGTATCTATAAGAAAAGGAGAAATGACCAGTATGGAGGCGAAGGGCAACCGAATGATCTGTGAATTTTTAATTCCGTCAAGAGGTATTATTGGTTTGAGAAATCAGTTGTTAACAGCTACGGCTGGTGAAGCTATCATGTCGCACCGATTTTTAGAATACCAGCCTATGAAAGGTGATATTCCACAGCGTCAAAATGGCTCGTTGGTGTCTATGGAATTAGGAAAATCTATTCCTTATTCTATTGATAAATTACAAGATAGAGGTAAGTTTTTCGTAGATCCAGGAGAAGATATTTACGAAGGTCAAGTGATCGGCGAAAATTCTAGAGGCGATGATATGACGATCAACATTACTAAAACTAAAAAACTATCAAACGTGCGTTCTTCAGGAGCAGATGATAAGGCTAAAATTGTTCCGGCAATAAAGTTTTCATTAGAAGAAGCATTGGAGTATATTCAAAAAGATGAATATGTTGAGGTAACGCCGAAGTTTATTCGTTTAAGAAAAATTCATTTAACTGAAAATGAACGTAAGCGTAATAAAATCGCTTAA
- a CDS encoding NUDIX domain-containing protein — translation MILKKQAYKPDKKANPIIGILLFLISIVLVAITTPIGFIYGVLHSVFTKGFRGIGEFSLNMAISIDQLGNVIMQHLLNVLWIRPNGYKFGNRDETISSALGRNKQLNTLTKFGSFIDAILDKIDPNHSLNSIDYYIEPSTQIIDKVAWIYIEDFKILSTKNKGKTKFYIPGGKREHQETDQETLFREIKEELQVDLISDTLKFIGIFEAQADAHKPGVFVRMTCYSAAYSGQLKADNEVEELVWLAYKDKHLISEVDTLIFDFLFDLGLLR, via the coding sequence TTGATTCTAAAAAAACAAGCCTACAAACCCGATAAAAAAGCGAATCCAATTATTGGGATTTTGTTGTTTTTGATTTCTATTGTATTGGTAGCGATAACAACACCAATTGGTTTTATATATGGTGTATTGCACAGTGTTTTTACGAAAGGGTTTAGGGGAATTGGAGAATTCAGTTTAAACATGGCCATTTCGATTGATCAATTAGGAAATGTGATCATGCAGCATCTTTTAAATGTTTTATGGATTCGTCCAAACGGCTATAAATTTGGAAATAGAGACGAAACTATTTCTAGTGCTTTAGGAAGGAACAAACAGTTAAATACATTAACCAAATTCGGAAGCTTCATAGATGCTATTCTTGATAAAATAGACCCTAATCACTCTTTAAATTCTATCGATTATTACATAGAACCTTCAACCCAAATCATTGATAAAGTTGCATGGATTTATATTGAAGATTTTAAAATTTTAAGTACAAAAAATAAAGGTAAAACCAAGTTTTATATTCCAGGAGGTAAACGAGAACACCAAGAAACAGACCAAGAGACCCTTTTTCGAGAAATCAAAGAAGAACTACAAGTAGACCTGATAAGCGATACACTAAAATTTATTGGTATTTTTGAAGCACAAGCAGACGCGCATAAACCGGGAGTATTTGTAAGGATGACCTGTTATTCGGCAGCTTACTCAGGCCAATTAAAGGCTGACAATGAAGTTGAAGAACTTGTTTGGTTAGCCTATAAAGACAAACATTTAATTTCTGAGGTAGATACCTTGATATTTGATTTTTTGTTTGATTTAGGTTTATTGCGCTAG
- the kdsA gene encoding 3-deoxy-8-phosphooctulonate synthase produces MKLDKIPQLKYTNRNNFFLLCGPCAIEGEEMAMRIAERIMTITDKLEIPYIFKGSFKKANRSRVDSFSGIGDEKALKILRKVSETFKVPTVTDIHETSDALMAAEYVDVLQIPAFLVRQTDLVVAAAKTGKVVNLKKGQFMSPESMQHAVTKVTDSGNEQVTITDRGTMFGYKDMIVDFRGIPTMKAYAPVVLDVTHSLQQPNQTSGVTGGRPDMIETIARAGIVTGADGIFMETHFDPSIAKSDGANMLHLDHLEKLLSNLVAIRKTVNSL; encoded by the coding sequence ATGAAGCTCGATAAAATTCCTCAACTAAAATATACGAATCGTAATAATTTTTTTCTTTTATGTGGCCCATGTGCTATAGAAGGTGAAGAAATGGCCATGAGAATTGCAGAACGCATTATGACCATTACCGATAAATTAGAGATTCCCTATATCTTTAAAGGTAGTTTTAAAAAGGCAAATCGCTCTCGTGTGGATTCATTTTCTGGCATAGGTGATGAAAAAGCGCTGAAAATATTGCGAAAAGTATCAGAGACTTTTAAAGTACCTACGGTTACCGATATTCATGAAACTAGTGATGCCCTGATGGCTGCTGAATACGTCGATGTTCTTCAGATTCCGGCTTTTTTAGTGCGCCAAACAGATTTGGTGGTGGCTGCAGCAAAAACAGGAAAGGTCGTAAACCTCAAAAAAGGACAATTTATGAGTCCTGAAAGTATGCAACACGCCGTTACTAAAGTTACCGATTCTGGAAACGAACAAGTAACGATTACCGACCGCGGTACTATGTTTGGCTATAAAGATATGATTGTTGATTTTAGAGGCATCCCTACCATGAAAGCTTATGCGCCTGTAGTTTTAGATGTTACGCATTCTTTACAACAACCCAACCAAACCAGCGGTGTTACAGGCGGGAGGCCTGATATGATTGAAACCATTGCAAGAGCGGGTATTGTTACCGGTGCAGATGGTATTTTTATGGAAACACATTTTGATCCCTCCATAGCTAAAAGCGACGGTGCCAATATGTTGCATTTAGATCATTTAGAGAAATTACTAAGCAACTTGGTCGCTATCCGAAAAACGGTGAATAGCCTGTAA
- a CDS encoding DUF5694 domain-containing protein, which produces MHTQNNFEGSAIIADLYKRNLRMYTNFLNIPFTKQDSVLIIIEATHNAFFDIFTGNSLNIF; this is translated from the coding sequence TTGCATACTCAAAACAATTTTGAAGGCTCAGCTATCATAGCAGATTTGTACAAAAGAAATTTGAGAATGTACACTAATTTTTTAAATATCCCTTTCACAAAACAGGACAGCGTTTTAATCATTATAGAGGCAACGCACAACGCCTTTTTTGACATTTTCACTGGAAACAGTTTAAATATATTTTAG
- a CDS encoding cell division ATP-binding protein FtsE, with amino-acid sequence MTESILKLTDVAIFQKDSLVLNEVNIEVKRGEFIYLIGKTGSGKSSFMKTLYGDLPLKEGTGSVVDFDLRALKEKDIPFLRRKLGIVFQDFKLLPDRTVNNNFLFVLKATGWKDASKMEAQIESVLDKVGMKTKGFKFPHELSGGEQQRIAIARALLNDPELILADEPTGNLDPQTSVEVMKVLQEINKTGRTILMATHDYALLLKYPSKTLKCDGNKVFEVVQKAV; translated from the coding sequence ATGACTGAAAGTATTTTAAAATTAACCGACGTTGCTATTTTTCAGAAAGACAGTTTAGTTCTGAATGAGGTCAATATTGAGGTAAAAAGGGGTGAATTTATTTATTTAATAGGTAAGACAGGAAGCGGGAAAAGTAGTTTTATGAAAACACTTTACGGGGATTTACCTTTAAAAGAAGGAACTGGTAGTGTGGTTGATTTTGACTTGAGAGCCCTAAAAGAAAAAGACATTCCGTTTTTAAGGCGTAAACTTGGCATAGTTTTTCAAGATTTTAAGTTACTCCCAGACCGAACGGTAAACAATAATTTTCTCTTTGTTTTAAAAGCTACAGGCTGGAAAGACGCCTCGAAAATGGAAGCTCAAATTGAAAGTGTTTTGGACAAAGTAGGCATGAAAACAAAAGGGTTTAAATTTCCACATGAGTTATCTGGTGGTGAGCAACAACGTATTGCCATCGCCAGGGCTTTATTGAATGATCCTGAGCTTATTTTAGCCGATGAACCTACGGGAAATCTTGATCCTCAAACCAGTGTAGAGGTAATGAAAGTATTACAAGAAATTAATAAAACTGGGCGTACTATTTTAATGGCCACCCACGATTACGCTTTACTACTTAAATACCCATCAAAAACGCTGAAGTGTGATGGCAACAAGGTATTTGAAGTGGTGCAAAAGGCGGTTTAA
- a CDS encoding NAD(P)-dependent oxidoreductase, producing MKFGIIRERKNPPDKRVVLSPEACKELLKNFPDAAVIVEPSPIRTYQDAAYKEQDVTVASRMEDCEVLLGVKEVPIENLIPDKKYFFFSHTIKKQSYNRSLLQAVLAKNIELYDHEVITNESGQRLVAFGRYAGIVGAYNGFRAYGLKFEAFELPKAENLANQEALIAELRKIKLPNIKILLTGRGRVGNGAKEMLDAMHLKKVSVKEYLEKQFLEPVYCQIDASEYNKRSDGVRGNKQDFFAHPEQYESNFFRFTKVTDFYIAGHFYGQGAPYLYTREDVKHPDFKIKVVADVSCDIDGPVATTIKPSTIADPIYGYDPKTETVTDFKHPEAIAVMAVDNLPCELPRDASEGFGDAFLKHVIPAFFNGDKNGVLERARMTKNGKLTPRYAYLQEYVDGN from the coding sequence ATGAAATTTGGCATTATTAGAGAGCGTAAGAATCCACCAGATAAGCGCGTTGTTCTTTCTCCAGAAGCCTGTAAAGAATTGTTAAAAAATTTTCCTGATGCAGCTGTTATTGTCGAGCCATCACCCATAAGAACCTATCAAGATGCTGCTTATAAGGAACAAGATGTTACCGTTGCTTCGCGTATGGAAGATTGTGAGGTCTTGCTTGGTGTAAAGGAAGTCCCTATAGAAAATCTAATCCCTGATAAAAAATATTTTTTCTTTTCACACACCATAAAAAAGCAGTCGTACAACCGTAGCTTGTTACAAGCTGTTTTAGCTAAAAATATTGAACTTTACGATCATGAAGTAATTACGAATGAAAGTGGGCAGCGTTTGGTAGCATTTGGCCGGTATGCTGGTATCGTAGGCGCGTATAATGGTTTTAGAGCATACGGACTCAAGTTTGAAGCTTTTGAACTTCCTAAAGCTGAAAATTTAGCAAATCAAGAAGCTTTGATTGCGGAACTTCGAAAAATTAAGCTCCCAAATATTAAAATTTTATTGACGGGCAGGGGTAGAGTGGGTAATGGTGCAAAAGAAATGTTAGACGCTATGCACCTGAAAAAAGTTTCGGTTAAGGAATATCTGGAAAAACAATTTTTAGAACCTGTATATTGTCAGATTGATGCTTCAGAATATAATAAGCGTAGCGATGGTGTTCGAGGTAATAAGCAAGATTTTTTTGCCCATCCAGAACAATATGAATCTAACTTTTTTAGGTTTACTAAAGTAACAGATTTTTATATTGCAGGGCATTTTTACGGTCAAGGAGCTCCTTATTTGTATACAAGAGAAGATGTAAAACACCCTGATTTTAAAATAAAGGTGGTCGCCGACGTAAGTTGTGACATCGATGGGCCAGTAGCAACAACTATTAAACCTTCTACTATTGCTGATCCAATTTATGGTTATGACCCAAAAACTGAAACAGTAACAGACTTTAAACACCCTGAGGCTATTGCTGTTATGGCTGTAGATAATTTACCTTGTGAATTGCCTCGTGATGCCAGTGAAGGTTTTGGAGACGCTTTTTTAAAGCATGTAATTCCTGCTTTTTTTAATGGAGATAAAAATGGGGTTTTAGAACGTGCTAGAATGACAAAAAATGGAAAACTCACACCACGTTATGCGTATTTACAAGAGTATGTAGATGGGAATTAA
- a CDS encoding tetratricopeptide repeat protein, with protein sequence MLKKKFALLLVLIGSWHLLSAQKSKIYTHDQKEYQQALTLYNNEQFQAAQAIFEKVKYATKDPETEANSAYYAANAAVRLNQLGADKLMEDFVENYPTSTKRNAAYTDVAEYYFETGKYPYALKWYKRVDQSSLSRAEIDKFNFNYGYALFSSKNAKEAETYLNKVTTSPIYGSQAKYYLGFIAYQQDDYVGANQRFDQITDQKVLDEKLSYYQADMNFKLGKFEEAIGLAKKQLQKADRLEKSELNKIIGESYFNLKQYDNAVSYLLEYNGKAGKWSNTDYYLLGYSYYKQGDYTNAIQQFNKIIGGSTDVSQNAYYHLAECYLKLNKKSEALNAFRNASQMPYSEQIQKDAFLNYARLSYEVGNPYENVPTVLTKYLENYPKDENAQEIQELLVDSYITSKNFAGALELLENNKSYASKATYQKVAFYRGVELFLAADYAGAIAAFDKSLDKAEDPKFKARATFWRAESAYNSNRFEEALVGFKDFQKNPQAKSTPDYEDFDYNLGYTYFKLKDYANAATYLSNYTTLNKEADKKHDAFLRLGDSYFASSKYWPAIEAYNAALEGEGSEKDYAAFQKALSYGFVDRVATKIEDLNSFVLKYPKSTLKDDALFELANSYVRANKEDEGLRIYDKLISEYKGSSLVPQAIVRQGLVHYNANESEKALTKFKMVVRDYPNTQEAIQAVTTAKLIYVDLGRVGEYAEWVRGLDFVEVTDTELDNATFSSADQKYLEGNTDQAMRGYLNYLKEFPKGIHALKANFNLAQLYYANNDKEKALSNYKNVAERGTSEYSEQALTRVCEIYVSKNDYNTAIPFLEKLEQTANIQQNITFAQSNLMKGYFEQKQYAKTIAYAEKVLATSKIDNRIKSDAQIMIARSAIQTNNEARAKTAYAEVLSIATGSLAAEALYYDAYFKHKEGNNEASNESVQKLAKDFSAYKEWGGKGLVLMAKNFDALGDAYQATYILDSVIVNFAQYPEIVAEAKQEAFKIKSKEAKSNSSVNPQN encoded by the coding sequence ATGTTAAAGAAAAAATTCGCATTATTGCTAGTCCTTATTGGGTCTTGGCATCTTCTAAGTGCACAAAAATCAAAAATTTATACCCATGATCAAAAAGAGTATCAGCAAGCGCTGACACTCTACAATAATGAACAATTTCAAGCGGCACAAGCTATTTTTGAGAAGGTTAAATATGCCACTAAAGATCCGGAGACCGAAGCTAATAGTGCCTATTATGCTGCAAATGCTGCGGTTCGCTTAAACCAACTGGGTGCAGATAAATTAATGGAAGACTTTGTGGAGAATTACCCCACGTCGACCAAACGCAACGCGGCATATACCGATGTGGCTGAGTACTATTTTGAAACTGGAAAATACCCCTACGCCTTAAAATGGTACAAACGTGTAGATCAAAGCTCATTATCTAGGGCAGAAATTGATAAATTTAACTTTAATTACGGGTATGCGTTATTCTCTTCAAAAAACGCCAAAGAAGCAGAAACATATCTAAATAAGGTAACTACTTCTCCTATTTATGGCTCACAAGCTAAATATTACTTGGGGTTTATCGCTTATCAGCAAGATGATTATGTAGGGGCGAATCAGCGTTTTGATCAAATCACAGATCAAAAGGTTTTAGATGAAAAGCTATCCTATTATCAGGCAGACATGAATTTTAAATTGGGAAAATTCGAAGAAGCTATTGGCCTTGCTAAAAAGCAATTACAAAAAGCGGATCGCTTAGAAAAATCAGAATTAAATAAAATTATAGGTGAAAGTTATTTTAATCTAAAACAATACGATAATGCCGTTTCCTATCTTTTAGAGTACAATGGAAAAGCTGGTAAATGGAGCAATACCGATTATTATTTATTAGGCTATAGTTACTATAAGCAAGGAGATTATACGAACGCCATTCAACAATTTAATAAAATTATTGGTGGCAGTACCGATGTTTCTCAGAACGCTTATTACCATTTGGCAGAATGTTATTTAAAGCTGAATAAAAAGTCAGAAGCTTTAAATGCTTTTAGAAATGCGTCGCAAATGCCCTATTCGGAACAAATTCAAAAAGATGCTTTTCTAAATTATGCACGTTTAAGTTATGAAGTAGGAAATCCTTACGAAAATGTACCTACTGTACTGACCAAGTACTTAGAGAATTATCCTAAAGATGAAAATGCTCAGGAAATACAAGAGTTATTGGTCGATTCATACATTACCTCAAAAAACTTTGCTGGAGCCTTAGAACTTTTAGAAAACAATAAGTCCTATGCAAGTAAAGCAACCTATCAGAAAGTTGCCTTTTACAGGGGTGTAGAGTTATTTTTAGCTGCCGATTATGCTGGAGCTATAGCTGCTTTTGACAAATCATTAGACAAGGCAGAGGATCCAAAATTTAAAGCTAGGGCTACTTTTTGGAGGGCAGAATCAGCCTATAATAGCAATAGATTTGAAGAGGCTTTGGTTGGTTTTAAAGATTTTCAAAAAAATCCACAAGCAAAATCCACACCTGATTATGAAGATTTTGATTACAACTTAGGGTATACGTATTTTAAGTTAAAGGATTATGCAAATGCGGCAACCTACCTCTCTAATTATACGACCCTGAACAAAGAAGCGGATAAAAAACACGATGCCTTTTTACGTTTGGGAGATAGTTATTTTGCCTCAAGCAAATATTGGCCCGCCATAGAAGCGTATAACGCTGCCTTAGAAGGAGAGGGAAGTGAAAAAGATTACGCAGCTTTTCAAAAAGCATTGAGTTATGGTTTTGTTGATCGTGTAGCTACTAAAATAGAAGATTTGAATTCTTTTGTGCTAAAGTATCCAAAATCAACCCTAAAGGACGATGCGCTTTTCGAATTGGCTAATTCGTATGTACGGGCAAATAAGGAAGATGAGGGTTTGCGTATTTACGATAAACTTATTAGCGAGTATAAAGGGAGCTCCTTAGTGCCTCAAGCCATCGTGCGTCAAGGTTTGGTTCATTATAATGCCAATGAAAGTGAAAAAGCCTTGACTAAATTTAAAATGGTTGTTCGTGATTACCCAAATACGCAAGAGGCCATACAAGCGGTGACTACGGCCAAGCTTATTTATGTTGATTTGGGTAGAGTTGGTGAATATGCCGAGTGGGTTCGTGGTCTAGATTTTGTAGAGGTAACAGATACAGAATTAGACAATGCTACCTTTAGTTCTGCCGATCAAAAATATTTAGAAGGCAATACAGACCAGGCGATGCGGGGCTATCTAAATTACCTAAAAGAATTTCCAAAGGGAATCCACGCTTTGAAAGCCAACTTTAATTTAGCACAATTGTATTATGCTAACAACGATAAAGAGAAAGCACTAAGCAATTACAAAAACGTTGCTGAAAGAGGCACTAGTGAATATTCTGAACAAGCCTTAACTAGGGTTTGCGAGATTTATGTAAGTAAAAACGATTACAATACGGCCATACCATTTCTTGAAAAATTAGAGCAAACAGCAAATATTCAGCAGAATATCACCTTTGCACAGTCTAACTTAATGAAAGGCTATTTTGAACAAAAGCAATATGCCAAAACCATCGCCTATGCTGAAAAGGTATTAGCTACCAGTAAAATAGATAACCGGATTAAGAGTGATGCTCAAATAATGATTGCTCGTTCGGCTATTCAAACCAATAATGAAGCAAGAGCAAAAACAGCGTATGCAGAGGTATTGAGTATTGCTACAGGATCATTAGCTGCCGAAGCCTTATATTATGATGCCTATTTTAAGCATAAAGAAGGCAATAATGAAGCTTCAAATGAATCGGTACAAAAATTAGCCAAAGATTTTTCTGCCTATAAAGAATGGGGTGGAAAAGGTTTAGTGCTAATGGCTAAAAACTTCGACGCCCTTGGCGATGCATATCAGGCTACTTATATTTTAGATAGCGTTATTGTTAATTTTGCGCAGTATCCCGAAATAGTTGCAGAAGCGAAACAAGAAGCCTTCAAAATTAAATCGAAAGAGGCGAAAAGCAATTCATCCGTCAACCCTCAAAATTAA